From Topomyia yanbarensis strain Yona2022 chromosome 1, ASM3024719v1, whole genome shotgun sequence, one genomic window encodes:
- the LOC131676190 gene encoding uncharacterized protein LOC131676190, which yields MLSVVVVQTCFTLMAFAALVPGGTPETLPSRFTNPTTQSLIGAIFDQIDHVDIVIGGQDQTDQLEEQIDQLVRGTTNQSGVLQRKSVRIYGQAFPAEEGCTGERSLLSSRIHAEALDSLETIDRDYEDEFEFIKWDRSYDTFVKIWDQNQHYGYVAFVDLNTFETLMRCLLDPTGTYLIVLDRVDEFKPDKVGRLMKSIWSNQGVYRIFVLAGDRIHTFDPFLIRNGTFGTLVELTDVSVIPTVPTQNFNGYPLRIDIFRSTYSDQIVGKNGTKSDLTGPDVVASKVFAKKLNFTAIRLPPDKDNFGVRLPNGSFNGAVGRLSRHESDVSFVGFFIKDYFSRDIEFTSGVYADELCCLVKKASRIPEYLLPVTIFPPELWGLLFLAGIVCTVAWISIRMAIQAVAASRSRWSQKYRFAYLFNLPDEIRDAPLYRKLIQICIDTYILLLSATYIRFTRSGIERLLLFGILMVSLIFTSVFQSGLSSVFVTPVYYKDINSLQQLDQSGFKIPVKYQGFMDDVFPANYSAMMESLRNKMVLRVTNESMLAQVSRIGTIATVTRKTTLSLDNAIYLSTKQLYMVPECPRTYNLAYVVPRHSVLLKRINVLLQRLLNGGLINHWISVMNYNVTLNHWEQVRNSQEPTLKVLTVLDMQFPFYLLVIGLGISTGVFVVELIYYRVNHLPFIN from the exons ATGCTTTCCGTCGTCGTAGTGCAAACTTGCTTCACCCTGATGGCATTTGCAGCACTGGTACCCGGCGGTACCCCCGAAACGCTGCCAAGCCGATTCACCAACCCCACCACGCAATCACTCATCGGTGCCATCTTTGACCAGATCGACCACGTGGACATTGTAATCGGCGGCCAAGATCAAACCGATCAGCTCGAAGAACAAATCGATCAGCTTGTCCGTGGAACAACCAACCAGTCGGGAGTCCTCCAGCGTAAAAGCGTCCGCATCTACGGTCAAGCATTCCCCGCGGAGGAAGGATGCACCGGGGAACGATCACTACTATCCAGTAGGATACACGCGGAGGCACTAGACTCGCTGGAAACCATCGATCGGGACTACGAAGATGAGTTCGAGTTCATCAAGTGGGATCGATCGTACGACACGTTCGTTAAGATCTGGGATCAGAATCAACACTACGGATACGTTGCGTTTGTCGATTTGAACACGTTCGAAACGTTGATGCGATGTTTGCTGGATCCTACCGGAACGTATCTGATCGTACTGGACAGGGTGGATGAATTTAAACCGGATAAGGTTGGGCGACTGATGAAATCTATTTGGAGCAATCAGGGAGTGTATAGGATCTTCGTACTGGCGGGGGATAGAATTCATACGTTCGATCCTTTTCTGATCAGAAACGGTACGTTTGGGACTTTGGTAGAGCTGACTGACGTCAGCGTGATACCCACGGTTCCAACGCAGAACTTCAATGGCTATCCGCTGAGAATCGACATATTTCGATCGACCTACAGTGATCAGATCGTGGGCAAAAATGGCACTAAAAGTGATTTGACGGGACCGGATGTGGTGGCTAGTAAGGTTTTCGCCAAAAAGCTGAATTTCACAG CTATTCGACTGCCTCCGGATAAGGACAATTTCGGCGTTCGACTTCCAAATGGCAGCTTCAACGGGGCCGTCGGTCGTCTAAGTCGTCACGAAAGTGACGTCTCGTTTGTTGGATTTTTCATCAAAGACTACTTCAGTCGAGATATTGAGTTCACGTCCGGAGTGTACGCGGACGAGCTGTGCTGTCTGGTCAAGAAGGCTAGTAGAATACCGGAGTATCTGCTGCCGGTTACAATTTTTCCTCCGGAGCTTTGGGGTCTACTGTTTCTGGCGGGGATTGTCTGTACGGTTGCTTGGATCTCTATTCGAATGGCAATACAAGCTGTAGCGGCTTCACGGAGCAGATGGTCGCAGAAGTACCGCTTTGCGTATTTATTCAACCTGCCGGACGAGATACGGGATGCTCCGTTGTATCGTAAACTGATTCAGATATGTATAGACACCTACATTCTGCTGTTGAGTGCTACGTACATTCGCTTTACTCGTTCAGGAATTGAACGACTGCTACTCTTCGGTATTCTGATGGTCAGCTTGATTTTCACTTCCGTGTTCCAATCGGGACTATCTTCCGTGTTTGTGACTCCTGTCTACTACAAGGACATCAACAGTCTTCAACAGCTAGACCAGTCTGGTTTCAAGATACCAGTCAAGTATCAAGGCTTCATGGATGATGTATTTCCGGCAAACTACAGCGCCATGATGGAATCGCTACGTAACAAAATGGTTCTACGGGTGACGAACGAGTCCATGTTGGCACAGGTGTCCCGAATCGGTACAATCGCTACCGTCACTCGTAAAACAACGCTTTCCCTCGACAATGCCATCTACCTATCGACGAAGCAACTATACATGGTTCCGGAGTGCCCCCGGACGTACAATCTGGCTTACGTGGTTCCGCGACATTCGGTACTACTGAAGCGGATCAATGTCCTGCTGCAGCGACTGCTGAACGGTGGCTTGATCAATCACTGGATCAGCGTGATGAACTACAACGTGACGCTGAACCATTGGGAGCAGGTGCGAAACTCTCAGGAACCGACGCTGAAGGTTCTAACCGTACTGGATATGCAGTTTCCGTTCTATCTGCTAGTGATCGGGCTGGGCATCAGTACCGGAGTGTTCGTCGTTGAGCTTATCTACTACAGAGTCAATCATTTGCCATTCATCAATTGA
- the LOC131689240 gene encoding uncharacterized protein LOC131689240, which translates to MWSSRKPKQIDPETLAEVPRKIRFNLFHRPKEIVGKVGTKNGTVTEKVVVERTKDVKQSNSKNRPKVNLFPQISLNDLRDKELDNVVEYMYSSDWKEMSSYTASVSCMNLGASIPLNEKDITSQYTDHFKRKTQKTQAFDLPLYEVDLAKWYR; encoded by the exons ATGTGGTCGTCAAGAAAACCCAAACAAATCGACCCGGAAACACTAGCCGAGGTACCCCGCAAGATTCGATTCAATCTGTTTCACCGCCCAAAGGAGATTGTCGGCAAAGTCGGGACCAAAAATGGGACCGTCACTGAAAAGGTGGTGGTGGAGAGAACAAAAGACGTAAAGCAGTCCAATTCGAAAAATCGACCAAAAGTCAATCTGTTCCCGCAAATTTCGCTGAATGATTTGAGAGATAAG GAACTCGACAACGTGGTGGAATACATGTACAGCTCAGATTGGAAGGAAATGTCCTCCTACACAGCCAGCGTTAGTTGTATGAATTTAGGCGCATCTATTCCGCTGAATGAAAAAGACATAACCTCTCAGTATACCGATCACTTTAAAAGAAAAACGCAGAAAACGCAAGCGTTCGATCTGCCTTTGTACGAGGTGGATCTCGCGAAATGGTACAGATAA
- the LOC131689232 gene encoding DNA polymerase subunit gamma-1, mitochondrial translates to MHKLCHIRRYCCAPEIFPHSTVRRLKVPIDKTCKEQVPESCPAPPPDGVRLNEMNIQLLSKGLYDQIFKNANPAESRLATDQVNLLRKELTRHGIPLSNPDILPEVSFKLPQLKGANIEEHFHRIAQEQSQPYRDLLQALVSAVIPPLPQQWLETPGWTCYDPASGPKPVPYPDEHAYVFDVEVCVTAGSAPVMATALSPTRWYSWTSPNLVNNIPFGGGHRYQLNELIPMESCRKDKVSDEKFRQCKVVVGHNVSYDRARIREQYWLENTGLRFVDTMSLHVCVSGVTSYQRAMLKSSKELPLEDLGWSSQSSLNNLADVYQLYCGGKLDKEKRNTFLLGSLVDVREDFQSLMNYCAGDVMATKQVLEQILPLFNERFPHPATLAGMLEIGSAYLPVNSNWSRYIQESDLTYEDLDIEAKHLLAQRADAACRLMHDHQYRRDLWLWDQDWSVQELKLKAAKRVSKKKMVETVVEGDVAEQKVAVAGEDEDDPLAAKFEHLYKAKELLPVRRPLLPGYPAWYRNLCSKPTADDWSPGPTNIGTGMQIAPKLLRLCWEGYPLHFIRGQGWGFLVPHKYRRNDDESDEKRMIPLEQLAKACPVLEINPQASAGESSEVLGSLWKDVEANISRKDYYRKLKPNRTDNVYKGTGIWCNLDLEECCYFLKLPHKDGSSHRVGNPLSKDFLNKFSENVLAGDGKTAERVVEIARMLSYWRNNRDRITCQLVVWLGKDHLPKSLREDEMEYGAIIPQVVVCGTLTRRAMEPTWMTASNAQRERIGSELRAMVQAPRGYRMVGADVDSQELWIASVLGDCHVGGIHGATPLGWMTLSGTKAAKTDLHSMTAQAVGISRDHAKVINYARIYGAGQNFAERLLQQFNPTFSPAEARSKAIKMFALTKGKKFYYLRKEFREEFPHKGYSSYEVLKLARVCNRSVNEMFEQARWEGGTESAMFNRLEQIAGSDVPVTPFLGGRLSRALEPQEGTEDRFLPTRINWVVQSGAVDFLHLMLVSMRWLMGDRVRFSLSFHDEVRYLVEERYANRAALAMHVTNLLTRAFCVSRIGFNDLPQSVAFFSTVEVDTVLRKESQQDCKTPSNPHGLAVGYGIPNGESMNIYQLLDKLGPDESDMSSWEWHREPSPRKVKRNNKSVRI, encoded by the exons ATGCACAAATTATGCCACATTCGACGGTACTGCTGTGCACCGGAAATTTTCCCGCACAGCACAGTTCGTCGTTTGAAAGTGCCGATTGATAAGACATGCAAGGAACAAGTACCTGAAAGCTGTCCCGCGCCACCACCCGACGGAGTCCGGCTAAACGAAATGAACATTCAACTGTTGTCCAAAGGTCTGTATgaccaaattttcaaaaacgcCAATCCCGCTGAATCACGACTAGCTACCGATCAAGTTAACCTGTTAAGAAAAGAACTCACACGGCACGGAATTCCTCTGTCAAATCCTGACATACTACCGGAAGTATCCTTCAAACTGCCGCAGCTGAAAGGCGCAAACATTGAGGAACACTTCCACCGAATCGCCCAAGAACAGAGTCAACCCTATCGAGACCTGTTACAAGCGTTGGTAAGCGCGGTCATTCCTCCCCTTCCACAGCAATGGCTGGAAACACCCGGCTGGACCTGCTATGACCCAGCAAGTGGACCAAAGCCTGTTCCCTACCCGGACGAACACGCCTACGTGTTTGACGTGGAAGTTTGCGTTACTGCAGGATCGGCACCGGTAATGGCCACTGCCTTAAGTCCTACCCGTTGGTATTCCTGGACTAGTCCTAATCTAGTTAACAATATCCCTTTTGGCGGAGGTCACCGCTATCAGTTGAATGAATTGATTCCTATGGAATCGTGTCGCAAGGACAAAGTATCGGATGAAAAATTTCGACAGTGTAAGGTTGTAGTCGGTCACAATGTGAGTTATGATCGGGCCCGTATCCGGGAACAGTACTGGTTGGAAAATACGGGACTGCGATTCGTGGATACCATGTCGCTGCACGTGTGTGTCAGCGGAGTGACAAGTTATCAGCGGGCTATGCTGAAATCCAGTAAGGAGCTACCCTTGGAAGATCTCGGTTGGAGCAGTCAAAGCTCGTTGAACAATTTAGCGGATGTGTATCAGCTTTACTGTGGCGGGAAGTTGGACAAGGAAAAGCGAAACACTTTCCTGCTTGGATCGTTGGTTGATGTTCGGGAGGATTTTCAAAGCTTGATGAACTACTGCGCTGGGGATGTGATGGCAACGAAGCAGGTTCTGGAGCAGATTTTGCCACTTTTTAACGAACGGTTTCCCCATCCGGCAACATTAGCTGGAATGTTGGAAATTGGGAGCGCCTATCTGCCGGTGAATAGTAACTGGTCCCGGTACATTCAGGAATCGGATTTGACGTACGAAGATTTGGACATTGAAGCGAAACATTTGCTGGCTCAGAGAGCGGATGCGGCTTGTCGGTTGATGCATGATCATCAGTACCGGCGGGATCTGTGGCTGTGGGATCAGGATTGGAGTGTGCAGGAACTGAAACTGAAGGCGGCTAAACGAGTGTCGAAGAAGAAGATGGTTGAGACTGTGGTTGAAGGTGATGTAGCTGAACAGAAGGTGGCTGTTGCAGGTGAGGATGAAGATGATCCGTTGGCGGCTAAGTTCGAGCATCTTTACAAAGCTAAGGAGTTGCTGCCGGTAAGGCGGCCCTTACTGCCGGGGTATCCTGCTTGGTATAGGAATCTGTGCTCG aaaCCAACCGCTGATGATTGGTCACCGGGTCCAACCAACATCGGAACGGGGATGCAGATTGCGCCGAAATTACTTCGTCTGTGCTGGGAAGGTTATCCGCTGCATTTCATTCGTGGTCAGGGTTGGGGTTTCCTGGTGCCTCACAAGTATCGCCGGAACGATGATGAGAGCGACGAGAAGCGCATGATTCCGCTGGAACAGCTGGCGAAGGCGTGTCCGGTGCTGGAGATTAATCCGCAAGCGTCTGCCGGGGAAAGCTCCGAAGTGCTGGGTAGTTTGTGGAAAGATGTGGAAGCAAACATCAGCCGGAAGGATTATTATCGGAAGCTGAAACCAAACAGAACCGATAACGTTTACAAGGGAACTGGGATTTGGTGTAACTTGGATCTAGAGGagtgttgctattttctgaAGCTACCTCATAAGGATGGTTCGTCGCATCGGGTTGGGAATCCGTTGTCAAAggattttttaaacaagttttctgAAAATGTCCTGGCCGGCGATGGAAAAACGGCAGAACGGGTGGTAGAAATTGCTAGAATGTTGTCCTACTGGAGAAACAACAGAGACCGAATTACCTGCCAGCTTGTGGTTTGGTTGGGAAAAGACCATCTCCCGAAAAGTTTAAGGGAAGACGAGATGGAATATGGTGCGATAATTCCACAGGTTGTCGTATGTGGAACACTAACGCGAAGAGCAATGGAACCGACCTGGATGACGGCGAGTAATGCTCAACGGGAACGAATCGGTTCGGAACTGCGGGCAATGGTTCAAGCTCCCAGAGGTTACCGGATGGTGGGTGCCGATGTAGACAGTCAGGAACTATGGATAGCTTCGGTTCTGGGTGATTGTCACGTGGGAGGCATTCACGGAGCAACACCTCTCGGTTGGATGACACTGAGTGGAACGAAAGCGGCGAAAACGGATTTGCACAGTATGACAGCGCAGGCAGTGGGGATCTCTCGGGACCACGCAAAGGTCATAAATTACGCCAGAATCTACGGAGCCGGTCAGAACTTTGCCGAGCGCTTGCTACAACAATTCAATCCCACATTTTCCCCAGCGGAAGCTCGTTCAAAAGCTATCAAAATGTTTGCCCTTACCAAAGGGAAAAAGTTCTACTACCTCAGAAAGGAATTCCGCGAAGAATTTCCTCACAAAGGGTACTCTTCGTACGAGGTCCTCAAACTAGCCAGGGTATGCAACCGATCGGTGAACGAAATGTTCGAACAGGCGCGTTGGGAAGGTGGAACGGAAAGTGCCATGTTCAACCGATTGGAACAGATAGCTGGTTCGGATGTGCCGGTTACTCCGTTTCTTGGTGGGCGCCTCAGTCGGGCTCTCGAGCCACAGGaaggtaccgaggatagattcCTGCCGACTCGGATCAACTGGGTCGTGCAGAGTGGGGCGGTCGATTTTCTTCATCTCATGCTGGTTTCCATGCGGTGGTTGATGGGTGACCGGGTGCGGTTCAGTCTTAGCTTTCACGATGAGGTTCGCTACCTGGTGGAGGAACGGTACGCGAATCGGGCTGCGTTGGCGATGCACGTGACGAATTTGCTGACGCGGGCGTTTTGTGTTTCTAG AATCGGTTTCAACGATCTGCCCCAGTCGGTGGCCTTTTTCTCGACGGTCGAAGTGGATACCGTACTGCGGAAGGAATCCCAGCAGGACTGTAAAACTCCGTCCAATCCGCATGGATTGGCCGTTGGCTATGGCATCCCCAACGGAGAATCTATGAATATTTACCAGCTGCTGGATAAACTCGGACCGGATGAGTCCGACATGAGCAGCTGGGAGTGGCACCGAGAACCGTCACCGAGGAAAGTGAAACGTAATAATAAGTCGGTTAGAATATAA
- the LOC131689246 gene encoding gastrula zinc finger protein XlCGF57.1-like, with product MDYFQTICRICQAQENLCDLTNKLNECVAEKLSSLTTIRIQQEDVLPRCICVECVNTLNLAYDFLLRCEAAEQKLQDEIQLQQMEADKDSLEVEDQKPLIETVEYLVDIVDVDVPVKGNSNQDLDEIKLTDSVNPTEISEEANQPEEQLDGSIPVSYAIEEFLEENEEDIVEEEDVVSVLFDDSQNPSVLEAANTGEKRFFCDTCGAGFEKCPDLYKHLKEHGKERFQCKECDRWFSRRAHLQSHEVIHTKERNFNCQSCSNSYTSSRNLRRHVKSAHLGEKPFVCDLCGKEFSQKTVLEAHHSTHVQERNFCCEICRKWFKSSKLLKLHELRHVKSELPRQVTEPVECDVCHKLYSSKISLRSHKQIHSDAKILCTFCDKSFKIRAHLKVHLRSHTKEQPYECTICHKKFGYETSLKTHRMVHSDERPYKCDTCELSFRQVNHLKVHKFLHSGQKPFECTVCHKSFALRGNLTIHMRIHDGLASSPFQCYLCEGKKLNDSNALKRHLKAHPNAKAVKMGTLTVIIEQDDDPADEEDQQDMASQSEPVSNQS from the exons ATGGATTACTTTCAAACGATATGCCGAATCTGCCAGGCGCAGGAGAATTTGTGTGATTTGACGAATAAACTAAACGAATGTGTCGCGGAAAAGTTGTCCTCACTGACCACGATCCGG ATCCAGCAAGAGGACGTACTACCCCGCTGCATCTGTGTAGAGTGCGTCAACACGCTCAACCTGGCCTACGACTTTCTGCTGCGATGTGAAGCGGCCGAGCAGAAGTTACAAGACGAGATTCAGCTACAACAGATGGAAGCCGATAAAGACTCTCTGGAAGTAGAAGATCAGAAACCTCTGATCGAAACGGTCGAGTATCTAGTAGATATAGTCGATGTAGACGTACCGGTTAAGGGTAACTCTAACCAGGATCTAGATGAGATCAAATTAACAGATTCCGTGAATCCAACTGAGATATCCGAGGAGGCAAATCAACCGGAAGAGCAACTGGACGGTTCTATTCCGGTGTCGTATGCCATAGAGGAATTTCTGGAAGAAAATGAAGAGGACATTGTGGAGGAAGAGGACGTGGTTAGTGTGTTGTTCGATGACTCGCAGAATCCGTCGGTGTTGGAAGCGGCGAACACCGGCGAGAAGAGATTTTTTTGCGATACTTGTGGGGCGGGATTCGAAAAATGTCCCGATCTTTACAAGCATCTCAAGGAACACGGGAAAGAGCGGTTTCAGTGTAAGGAGTGCGATCGTTGGTTTTCACGTCGGGCTCACCTCCAGAGCCACGAAGTTATTCATACCAAAGAGAGGAACTTTAACTGCCAGAGCTGTTCGAATTCGTACACGAGCAGCCGGAATCTGCGGAGGCACGTTAAGAGTGCTCATTTGGGAGAGAAACCGTTCGTGTGTGATTTGTGTGGGAAGGAATTTTCACAGAAAACGGTTCTGGAGGCGCATCACAGCACCCACGTCCAGGAGCGGAACTTCTGCTGTGAGATCTGTCGAAAATGGTTTAAATCCAGCAAGTTGCTTAAGCTGCACGAGTTGAGACATGTGAAAAGTGAACTACCGAGGCAGGTAACGGAACCGGTTGAGTGCGACGTTTGTCACAAACTGTACTCGAGCAAGATTTCTCTGCGGAGTCACAAACAGATCCACTCCGATGCGAAGATTCTGTGCACTTTCTGCGACAAGAGTTTCAAAATTAGGGCACATTTGAAG GTCCATCTCCGCAGTCATACCAAAGAGCAACCGTACGAGTGTACGATTTGTCATAAAAAGTTTGGCTACGAAACATCGCTCAAAACGCACAGGATGGTGCACTCAGACGAACGTCCGTACAAGTGTGACACGTGCGAGCTTTCGTTTCGGCAGGTTAATCATCTGAAGGTGCACAAGTTTCTGCACAGCGGTCAGAAACCGTTCGAGTGTACTGTGTGTCACAAATCGTTTGCCCTCCGGGGGAACTTGACAATTCATATGCGAATTCACGATGGACTAGCTAGTAGTCCTTTTCAGTGTTACCTGTGCGAGGGGAAGAAACTGAACGATTCGAATGCGCTGAAACGACACCTGAAGGCACATCCCAATGCGAAGGCGGTTAAGATGGGCACACTGACGGTGATTATCGAGCAGGATGACGATCCGGCCGACGAGGAAGACCAGCAGGATATGGCAAGTCAGTCTGAACCGGTCAGTAATCAGAGCTGA
- the LOC131689253 gene encoding NKAP family protein CG6066-like, producing MGSRSRSRERTHSSRQHHNGKGEVREKRKQRSPSSSSSDSSRRSSSKSSSDRSRSRNRNRRRSRSTSPVKQRSRDERKNEAKSHRRSVSKERRHRRRSKSRSRSREHKSRTPNRRRRSPSRSPSKERQRRHRSRSRSRSKDRNKHTSRRKSRTPERRRRSQSRSRQNQEKHRFGLGYNGSADGDGAGDSSKKWEHDMYQERQYRRDADRSHRGRSNKDGMDDEFLQSRRLQREIIGEEGVAMAWADSPSPRDSSDDERDQALEKKAAKKASKKKKKKDKKKKKSSKKQRKKEKHSKKKKKKASSSDSSSSSDSEEADGEEEWVEKSLIGTSGLAKAGSSKGALEEESADGVVGPVKTSGNLNQKDFGRALLPGEGAAMAAYVTEGKRIPRRGEIGLTSDEIDTFEKVGYVMSGSRHRRMEAVRIRKENQIYSADEKRALAMFSKEERQKRENKILSQFKEMISAKLASDKH from the exons ATGGGAAGTCGTAGCCGCTCCCGGGAGCGAACCCATAGCAGCCGCCAACATCACAACGGGAAAGGAGAGGTTCGCGAAAAAAGGAAACAACGGAGTCCAAGTTCCAGCAGTAGTGATAGCAGCAGACGGAGCAGTAGCAAAAGCAGTAGTGATCGTTCTCGCAGCAGGAACCGAAATCGACGACGATCACGCTCCACTTCTCCCGTTAAACAACGATCCCGTGACGAGCGTAAGAATGAAGCAAAGTCCCATCGCAGGTCAGTATCAAAAGAACGTCGCCATCGTCGTCGGTCCAAATCGAGATCCAGATCCAGGGAACACAAATCACGGACCCCAAACCGGCGGCGTAGGTCGCCGTCTCGATCACCATCAAAGGAACGTCAACGTCGTCATCGATCCAGATCGAGATCAAGATCCAAGGATCGTAACAAGCATACGTCCCGTCGTAAATCACGAACACCAGAGCGACGACGAAGATCGCAGTCCCGGAGCAGACAAAATCAGGAGAAGCATCGCTTCGGACTAGGTTACAACGGATCAGCAGATGGAGATGGGGCGGGTGATTCCAGTAAGAAATGGGAACACGATATGTACCAGGAACGACAATATCGACGTGATGCAGATCGCAGTCACCGTGGCCGATCCAACAAGGATGGAATGGATGATGAATTTCTTCAGTCGCGGCGATTGCAGCGGGAAATCATAGGCGAGGAAGGTGTTGCGATGGCTTGGGCGGATTCACCCTCACCGCGGGATTCGTCCGATGATGAACGGGATCAGGCGCTGGAGAAGAAGGCCGCGAAAAAAGCAtcgaaaaagaagaagaaaaaggataaaaagaagaaaaagtcCTCCAAGAAACAGCGTAAAAAGGAGAAACActcgaagaagaagaaaaagaaagcgTCATCCTCGGATAGTTCGTCGTCATCGGATAGTGAGGAAGCGGATGGAGAAGAAGAATGGGTGGAGAAGTCGTTGATCGGTACGTCGGGATTGGCTAAAGCGGGTAGCTCCAAGGGTGCGCTGGAAGAGGAATCTGCGGACGGAGTTGTCGGTCCGGTTAAAACAAGTGGCAATCTCAATCAGAAGGACTTTGGCCGTGCGCTGCTTCCGGGAGAGGGTGCTGCCATGGCAGCGTACGTTACCGAGGGCAAACGAATTCCTCGGCGTGGTGAGATTGGTTTGACTTCGGATGAAATTGATACCTTCGAGAAGGTTGGTTACGTCATGAGCGGAAGCAG ACATCGTCGCATGGAGGCTGTTCGTATCCGTAAGGAAAACCAGATCTATTCGGCGGACGAGAAGCGTGCGTTGGCAATGTTCAGCAAGGAGGAACGTCAGAAGCGGGAGAACAAGATTCTGTCGCAGTTCAAGGAGATGATTAGTGCTAAGCTAGCCAGTGACAAGCACTGA